One window from the genome of Schistocerca piceifrons isolate TAMUIC-IGC-003096 chromosome 1, iqSchPice1.1, whole genome shotgun sequence encodes:
- the LOC124740507 gene encoding repetitive proline-rich cell wall protein 2-like translates to MPTRKPPTSKPLTSKLPTSKPPTSKLPTSKPPTSKLPTSKPPTSKLPTRKPPTSKPPTSKLPTSKRPTSKLPTSKPPTSKLPTSKLPTSIPPTSKLPTSKLPTSKPPASKPFTSKLPTNKLPTCKLATSKLPTSKLPTSKLPTSKPLTSKLPTSKAPTSKLPTSKLPTSKPPTNKLPTSKPPTSKLPTSKLPTSKPPKSKPPTSKPPTSKPPTSKLPTSKLPTSKPPKSKPPTSKLPTSKLPTSKPPTCKLPTSKPPTSKPPKSKPPTSKLPTSKPPTSKPPTSKLPTSKLPTSKPPTSKLPTSKPPTSKPPTSKPTPSIGTTTAWEAMWQ, encoded by the coding sequence ATGCCCACAAGAAAACCGCCCACAAGTAAACCGCTGACAAGTAAACTGCCCACAAGTAAACCACCCACAAGTAAACTGCCCACAAGTAAACCACCCACAAGCAAACTGCCCACAAGTAAACCACCCACAAGTAAACTGCCCACAAGAAAACCGCCCACAAGTAAACCGCCGACAAGTAAACTGCCCACAAGTAAACGACCCACAAGTAAACTGCCCACAAGTAAACCACCCACAAGCAAACTGCCCACAAGTAAACTGCCCACAAGTATACCACCCACAAGCAAACTGCCCACAAGTAAACTGCCCACAAGTAAACCGCCCGCAAGTAAACCGTTCACAAGTAAACTGCCCACAAATAAACTGCCCACATGTAAACTGGCCACATCTAAACTGCCCACAAGTAAACTGCCCACAAGTAAACTGCCCACAAGTAAACCACTCACAAGTAAATTGCCCACAAGTAAAGCACCCACAAGTAAACTGCCCACAAGTAAACTGCCCACAAGTAAACCACCCACAAATAAACTGCCCACAAGTAAACCGCCCACAAGTAAACTGCCCACAAGTAAACTGCCCACAAGTAAACCACCTAAAAGTAAACCACCCACAAGTAAACCGCCCACAAGTAAACCACCCACAAGTAAACTGCCCACAAGTAAACTCCCCACAAGTAAACCACCTAAAAGTAAACCACCCACAAGTAAACTGCCCACAAGTAAACTGCCCACAAGTAAACCACCCACATGTAAACTGCCCACAAGTAAACCACCCACAAGTAAACCACCTAAAAGTAAACCGCCCACAAGTAAACTGCCCACAAGTAAACCGCCCACAAGTAAACCACCCACAAGTAAACTGCCCACAAGTAAACTGCCCACAAGTAAACCACCCACAAGTAAACTGCCCACAAGTAAACCACCCACAAGTAAACCGCCCACAAGTAAGCCAACCCCGAGTATAGGGACTACCACAGCCTGGGAGGCAATGTGGCAATAA